The Paenibacillus sp. RUD330 genome has a segment encoding these proteins:
- a CDS encoding lytic transglycosylase domain-containing protein, whose protein sequence is MMSIDPRILTTLLKLQLSPSLSQLTGSSASSASGTSAAGQTSFDQLLSQLSASGQSAWAGEEEDDSYGYGIPASLQLLQTGLPEGLDLMGAADSGSAAGGSAAPYESMIQSAAARYGVSESLIKAVIGAESSFNPSAESSAGAKGLMQLMDGTASGLGVTDSFDPAQNIDGGSKYLSYLLRKYDGSAATALAAYNAGPGKLDRLGISDESSLSALFSTLPAETQRYVAKVLNKESSLRL, encoded by the coding sequence ATGATGTCCATCGACCCCCGCATCCTCACGACTCTTCTCAAACTGCAGCTGTCGCCTAGCTTGAGCCAGCTCACCGGCTCTTCCGCATCTTCCGCCTCCGGCACTTCGGCAGCCGGACAAACCTCGTTCGACCAGCTGCTGTCCCAGCTTTCGGCATCGGGCCAGAGCGCATGGGCTGGCGAGGAAGAAGACGATTCCTACGGCTATGGCATTCCGGCCTCGCTGCAGCTGCTGCAGACGGGCTTGCCGGAAGGCCTGGACTTGATGGGCGCGGCTGACTCAGGATCAGCGGCGGGCGGCTCCGCAGCGCCTTACGAAAGCATGATCCAATCCGCCGCCGCCCGCTATGGAGTGTCCGAATCGTTGATCAAGGCGGTGATCGGAGCGGAATCGTCCTTCAACCCGAGCGCGGAATCGTCCGCCGGAGCCAAAGGGCTCATGCAGCTGATGGACGGCACGGCAAGCGGGCTTGGCGTGACCGACTCGTTCGATCCGGCCCAAAATATCGACGGCGGCTCGAAATACTTGTCGTATCTGCTGCGCAAGTACGACGGCAGCGCGGCAACTGCGCTCGCAGCCTACAACGCAGGACCCGGCAAGCTTGACCGCCTCGGCATTTCGGATGAATCGTCCCTCAGCGCCCTGTTCTCCACCTTGCCGGCCGAAACCCAGCGTTATGTGGCTAAAGTGCTGAATAAGGAGAGCTCCCTCCGCTTGTAA
- a CDS encoding YpuI family protein: MPSANVKALSESTRGKLKEAVSLLEPFLNQHALPQLEAPDAGGEEQTFYKGLLSDLRHLLVYSEVAYEKLGVTLRRPTFDNDYAERLLYEVYHHSVNAFFYPKNEGYSEDGRYAYTGQDAIRFRHKPVRAARDIVLGVSKIYEELRDDLAYYENDYMTQRRMQGQK, encoded by the coding sequence ATGCCATCTGCCAACGTCAAAGCGTTAAGCGAATCCACGCGCGGCAAGCTCAAAGAAGCCGTATCCTTGCTGGAGCCATTCCTGAACCAGCATGCACTCCCGCAGCTGGAGGCGCCGGATGCAGGCGGCGAGGAGCAGACCTTCTACAAAGGGCTGCTGTCGGATCTGCGCCATCTTCTGGTCTATTCGGAAGTGGCTTACGAGAAGCTGGGCGTCACACTGCGCCGCCCGACCTTTGACAATGACTATGCGGAGAGATTGCTGTATGAGGTTTACCACCATAGCGTGAACGCGTTCTTCTATCCGAAGAACGAAGGGTACTCCGAGGATGGAAGATATGCCTATACGGGACAGGATGCGATCCGCTTCCGCCACAAGCCCGTGCGCGCGGCGCGCGACATCGTGCTCGGCGTATCCAAGATTTACGAAGAGCTTCGCGACGACCTTGCCTATTACGAAAATGACTACATGACCCAGCGCAGGATGCAAGGTCAGAAATAG
- a CDS encoding S8 family peptidase → MRKKWIGAFAALAFLTILIPVSPLFVSPGGKHHEQQQAKTRVLSAREEHLLKEADVKHDMDATSQLCASQCSKDIGKLFSLAERPSADKERGMKKLIAMHPQMLRLEWMRKGKASISAGSMPKAAEARLKAPIQAAKRGVEAGSRYQSPVVEADGRRYMVLGIPAYGGGEGVLGIIRQDIVGQVQRHQMRNLRLVPYPAEGHYRVESVHAGSGREMTVRTGEDNGASSHYHVQEVVVRFRGNPGPSELARIRRDIGAVSENQMNSTYIFRSRSMDAMKMMGYFRKKWNPVYVEPHYLYITNDRPLENQAGRGARALVDETAAQPIIPNDRLYSDYQWNLPSIEAELGWNLSKGSDAVKVAVLDTGVQADHPDLTGKLEPGTNIVTSGSKPDDDVGHGTHVTGIIAATVNNGEGVAGLTWYNKIMPVKVLDSSGAGSTYSVAQGLIWATDHGAKVINMSLGNYASAEFLHDAIKYAYDRDVVLIAASGNDNTDRPGYPAAYPEVFAVASTDSKGQKSSFSNFGDYIDAAAPGDSIASTYPGSQYAALSGTSMASPHVAALAALIRSRNPNLTNVQVMDIMRRTAIDLGAKGKDPYFGYGQIDIDKALREAGRTSQPLQAFPEQVKGRLQRITDKFKNGAK, encoded by the coding sequence ATGCGAAAAAAATGGATCGGCGCCTTCGCGGCGCTCGCTTTCCTTACTATTCTGATTCCGGTCAGCCCGTTGTTCGTATCTCCCGGCGGCAAGCATCATGAGCAGCAGCAGGCCAAGACGCGGGTCCTTTCGGCCCGGGAAGAACATCTCCTCAAGGAAGCAGACGTCAAGCACGATATGGACGCCACCTCGCAGCTGTGCGCCTCCCAGTGCTCCAAGGACATCGGCAAGCTGTTCTCGCTTGCGGAACGTCCGTCCGCCGATAAAGAGCGCGGCATGAAAAAGCTGATCGCCATGCATCCGCAGATGCTGCGGCTGGAATGGATGCGGAAAGGCAAGGCTTCCATCTCCGCGGGCAGCATGCCCAAGGCCGCCGAAGCCCGGCTGAAGGCTCCGATCCAAGCGGCCAAAAGAGGAGTCGAAGCCGGCAGCCGGTACCAGTCCCCTGTCGTCGAAGCGGATGGCCGGCGCTACATGGTGCTTGGCATTCCGGCATACGGCGGCGGAGAAGGAGTGCTCGGAATCATCCGGCAGGATATCGTCGGCCAGGTGCAGAGGCATCAGATGCGCAATCTGCGGCTCGTGCCGTATCCGGCCGAAGGCCATTACAGGGTTGAATCGGTCCATGCGGGATCCGGCCGTGAAATGACCGTCCGCACGGGGGAGGACAATGGCGCGTCCAGCCATTATCATGTGCAGGAGGTCGTCGTCCGGTTCCGCGGCAATCCAGGACCCAGTGAGCTGGCGCGCATCCGGCGGGATATCGGCGCCGTGTCCGAAAACCAGATGAACAGCACGTACATTTTCCGATCCCGCAGCATGGACGCCATGAAGATGATGGGCTATTTCCGCAAGAAATGGAATCCCGTCTATGTGGAGCCCCATTACCTGTATATAACCAACGACCGTCCCCTCGAAAATCAAGCCGGCCGCGGCGCGAGGGCCTTGGTCGACGAGACGGCGGCCCAGCCGATCATTCCCAACGACAGGCTGTACTCCGATTATCAGTGGAATCTCCCGTCCATTGAAGCCGAGCTCGGCTGGAACCTGTCCAAAGGCAGCGATGCCGTGAAGGTCGCCGTGCTGGATACCGGCGTCCAAGCCGACCACCCCGACCTCACCGGCAAGCTGGAGCCGGGAACCAACATCGTGACCAGCGGATCGAAGCCCGACGACGATGTCGGCCACGGCACCCATGTCACCGGCATCATCGCCGCCACCGTCAACAACGGGGAAGGCGTAGCCGGACTGACGTGGTACAACAAGATTATGCCGGTCAAGGTGCTGGACAGCAGCGGGGCGGGCTCCACGTACTCCGTCGCCCAAGGACTCATCTGGGCGACGGACCATGGCGCCAAGGTCATCAATATGAGCCTCGGCAACTATGCATCCGCCGAGTTCCTGCATGACGCGATCAAATATGCCTACGACCGGGACGTCGTCCTCATCGCGGCCAGCGGCAACGACAATACGGACCGGCCAGGCTATCCGGCCGCCTACCCGGAAGTGTTCGCAGTCGCCTCGACCGACTCCAAGGGCCAGAAGTCGTCTTTCTCCAATTTCGGCGACTACATCGATGCCGCAGCTCCGGGCGACAGCATCGCGAGCACCTACCCCGGCAGCCAGTACGCCGCCTTGTCGGGAACATCGATGGCGAGCCCTCATGTGGCCGCTCTGGCCGCCCTGATCCGCTCGCGCAATCCCAACCTGACCAACGTCCAGGTGATGGATATCATGCGCCGCACGGCGATTGATCTCGGCGCCAAAGGCAAGGACCCTTATTTCGGCTACGGCCAGATCGACATCGACAAGGCGCTGCGGGAAGCGGGCCGGACGTCCCAGCCGCTGCAGGCATTCCCCGAACAGGTGAAAGGCCGGCTGCAGCGAATTACGGACAAGTTCAAAAACGGCGCCAAATAG
- a CDS encoding DUF1540 domain-containing protein, protein MPKGVACSVSNCAFWGQGNQCGADAINIEIDQHAHADLTAEFADEDLGVNHQDSAKESSATCCHTFKPKEG, encoded by the coding sequence ATGCCAAAAGGCGTAGCTTGCAGCGTATCGAACTGTGCGTTTTGGGGACAAGGCAACCAGTGTGGCGCCGATGCCATCAACATCGAGATCGACCAGCATGCCCATGCGGATTTGACGGCCGAATTCGCCGATGAGGATCTTGGCGTCAACCACCAGGATTCTGCCAAGGAATCCTCCGCCACCTGCTGTCATACGTTCAAGCCGAAGGAAGGCTGA